Proteins encoded in a region of the Acidobacteriota bacterium genome:
- a CDS encoding CdiI family contact-dependent growth inhibition immunity protein — MILLDTISKSVAGVPHPRSKTDWAAVRAPLFQAFNVKSIEAQMQGTVCCGIMDEDGILRIRPTRNEGAREGFVPVPGREICIASNASPPEIGAALIQGFTWCADSDFVIRRSRS; from the coding sequence ATGATTCTGCTGGACACGATTTCGAAGTCAGTCGCTGGCGTACCCCACCCCCGCTCAAAGACCGACTGGGCGGCTGTGCGCGCCCCGTTGTTCCAAGCATTCAACGTGAAATCGATCGAGGCCCAGATGCAGGGGACGGTGTGCTGCGGAATCATGGACGAAGACGGCATCCTGAGAATTCGACCCACCCGAAACGAAGGTGCCCGGGAGGGTTTCGTGCCGGTGCCAGGGCGGGAGATCTGCATCGCCTCGAACGCTTCCCCTCCAGAGATTGGCGCGGCATTGATTCAAGGATTCACGTGGTGCGCCGACTCCGACTTCGTCATCCGGCGGAGCCGGAGTTAG